The nucleotide window GGCCCGGCTCAGGGCCGATCAAGCTTTGACCCTCTCACCCGCGCCTTCCTATCTCGAATGGGCTTATCACAGCACCGTGCGATTCTTCTGCGGCGACTATGAGGGGACTATCGAGGCGTGCGATCGCGCGCAGGGTATCAATAAGGTTCTACCGGCATGGCGGGCCGCCGCATTGTTCCGGCTCGGGGAACGCGTGCTGGCGCAGCAGGAAGTCCAGCGTTTCGTGAACGGCCTGCGCTCATTTTGGGTCGGATCGTCTCCTCCGACAGATGAGGCGGCGGCGCGCTGGGTCATGCAAGCGCATCCCATCAGCGTGAAGGAGCGATGGGAAGCCCTGCGCCAAAGTTTGCATGGCGGAGGGCTTCCTGTCGACGGCATCGTTCACCTAACGCGGAGCTAGATCATCAAGCGCAGTAGCTGATGGTGTAGTCGCCAATCCGCTCGGCGTGCACCTTGAATTTTTCGGCTTCCGGAATCATCGGATCCATCCCGTTGAACAGGCGCTTGTAGAACGGCGGAAGCGGATAGGTTGCGCCTGGCTTGCTGAGCTTCTCTTCGGAATCGGCGATCGCCGCGGCGGGCGGCAAGCGCACCACGATCGTGTCCAACTCCTGCTCGACGAATTTCACCTTCTTGAAGCGATCCGGCACGGTCATGAACACCTGAGCCCTGGCGAGTTGCTCCTTGAATTCCTCGACGGTGGTCGGGATCGGGTATTCGTTGTCGTCGTCAAGATAGTTCTTGCCGGTCGACCAAGTCTTTACGAGGTTGCCCCAACGCTCGTGGTTGGTCACTTGCATTCTTTCGAGGGCCATCGTTTCTACTCCTCCGGGTTGCGTGAGCGGAACAATTCCGCTCACAGAAATGCAGGCACGGCCTGCTGCAGCTCGGCAATTTCGGTGGTGAACTCCACCAACTGCGCCATGTTTGAGATGTCTGGAATGCCCTGAAGTACGTTCGTCAGGTAAAATTCGCGGGAAACGAGATCCAGTCGATCGGCGAGCGAGCCGCCGCCGGCCGGTGGCGAGACGCTCGCGAGCGCCCCGAATATCACTTCCGATACGATGATCGAACCGAGCAGCCCGAGCTGCAGGCCCTCCATCTGCTGCATTGCCTCGAACAGAATGAAGAACGGCAGCGGCGGATCATTCGAAAGGGTCTCGATGTCCTCGTCCGTCAGCGCGCCGTAGGTCGGTGCCGAGACGAGCCATTCGCGAAGCTGATTGACACGGTAGGCGCGGTCGGCAAGCAGGCGCGACATGGCGATGAAGTTCGGCCGCCTGGCACCGATCTCGGCAATCAATGCATCTACCGACCACATGCCGGCGAGGCCGGCGCCGAGCAGGTCGCGATAGAGCAGACCGACCCGTTCCGTCTCGTCGAACGCCGGAAAGATCTGGTCATTGCCGAGCCCATCGCTGAAATGTGGCCCGATGCGGCGGCTGAAATTCGGTGTTGATCCGTTGATCTCGAAAAAGCGCGACCATTGCACCATCCAGGTCTCGTCGAGCGGCATGTTTGCCGGGTCGTTGATCGAACTCTTTTCCAGCGTGTTGTTGAGGTCATGGAGCGACAGGTCGTTGATTTGGTATTCGGGCCGCACCATGGCGTGACCGAAGCGAAACGCACCATGCGAAAATTCGAACGGAATTTCCCAATCTCCGATCGCAAGACCGTCGGCCGATGCGAGGCGGTCGATGAAGTGCGGGGCAGGTCCGCTGTAGCTCGCGTAGATCGCCGGATGAATCACCCGTCGCATCAAGTCGTTGCGGATGATGCTGTGATAGATGGCTGTCAATGCGCCGCGGGCGCACAGGAAGCGTTTGTAGGCTGCGCCGAACCGGCCGTTCGGCCCGGCGTTGTCTTCCCGGCCGCGAATGACATCGACCAGTCCATTGTGCAGCAGCGCAAGCAGCGCTGTGAGTTGCGACATCACGGCGTGATCGTCGTTGCGCGGATCGGCTACCAGCGCTTCGGTGAGGGCAACGCGAACACCCGCAATGCTGCGATCGATGCCCGTGACGTTTTCGGCCTGGGTTCGCGCGATGTCGCGAAATGGGCAGCCGGTCGCCGGCTGCCTTTCCTTCCAGCGCATTCGCCCTAGCCGCAGCTTGGTGCGGCGGTCGTCGCTCGGTGCGTCGAGCGCATAGATGTGCGGCGATCCGACCGGGCCGCTGCCGTACAGCGTTTCCAGCCGAAGTGGCGTACGGCGGGCGTTGGTCGTCCCTCGGCCAAGCCCTCCCGCAACCGAAAGCGGAATCGCCGAGTGAACCAAATCATGCGCAATGAATTGCAGCAGATAGGTGTAGCCCGAGGGGATGAAGGGATTTTCCCAGTATTCTGCAGATCTAGCCTGTGGCGGCCATTTTATGACGGCATCCATCCGCCGTGACAGGCGATACATCAGTCCGCGAAGCTTTGCATCGTGTGACGGCGACTCGAGCGGGTCGATACCGAAGGCGCGGAAGCGCTGCGAAGGAGCCGGGGTGCCGAGTAAGTGACGAAAGCCGGGAGGCGTTGCCAACGAAATGGAGTCGCGCGTATCGAGTTCTGAAGTTCGGAACGAGGATGCGTCGGCCACCTTCTGCACAACCATCAGAACTGCTCTCGCTTGATCAATGCGGCGAGATTGGGAAGAAAGTCGTGAAATAATCGTGAGTTAAATCGTTAGAACCTGTGGACATCTGTGGACATCTTTTGGTCATTCTGTGGGCCGCTCACGCCTGTTTCACGATTGGTGACGCGGCGGCATGACCATCACGTAGTAGCGGCTGGCATAGAAGCGCGTGTGAAGCTGATTGAGGCAGCATCCTCGGCGCGCTATTTCGGCCAATGCGCGCGGTGATGATTGTCGTATCAGGAGCGGCGTGCGCTGCCGCGATCGATACTAGCATCAAGGCACGCAAGTGAGGGCAAACCCGGCGTGATGTTTGCGAACGTTGCCTTGGACCGGCATTCCGGATAGCCATGGCATTTACTTCCCGCTTGAGGCGCTTTCCTTCCATGGCTGACTTCCACGGCGTCTTTCCCTATCTCGTGTCACCGATCGGTGCTTCCGGCGAAATTCGCACCGAGGTGCTGGGCCGATTGTGCGACGACCTTATCATGGCAGGCGTGCATGGGCTGACGCCGCTAGGATCGACTGGTGAGTTCGCCTATCTCAACCAGGCGCAGCGTGCCAGCGTCGTGCAGGCCACAATCGAAGCGGCTGATGGCCGCGTGCCGGTGATCGCCGGCGTCGCCTCGACATCGACGGCGGATGCGGTGGCGCAGGCGAAGGTGTATCAAAAGCTCGGCGCCGACGGCATTCTCGCGATCATGGAGGCTTACTTCCCGGTTGCCGACGCGCAGGTCGAATCCTATTTCCGTGCCATTGCCGACGCGGTCGACATTCCTGTCGTGATCTACACCAATCCACAATTCCAACGCTCCGATCTCACGCTCGACGTGATCGCGCGGCTCGCGACCCATCCGCGCATCGGCTACATCAAGGACGCCTCCACCAATACCGGCCGGCTGCTGTCGATCATGAACCGTTGCGGCGACAGCATTAAAGTCTTCTCCGCATCCGCCCATATCCCAGCGGCGGTGATGCTGATCGGTGGAGTGGGCTGGATGGCCGGTCCCGCCTGCATCATCCCGCGGCAGAGCGTCGAACTCTACAATCTCTGCAAGGCGGCGCGCTGGGATGAGGCGATGGCGTTGCAGCGCAAGCTGTGGCGCATCAACGAGGCTTTTGCGCGGTTCAGCCTCGCCGCCTGCATCAAGGCCGGGCTCGACATCCAGGGTTACGCGGTCGGCGATCCCATCCCGCCGCAGGTGGCGCTGACGGCCGAGCAGCGCAAGGCGGTCGAGGCGGCGCTGCGCGACCTCGGATAAAGGCTTAGATCGCCCGCAGCGCCTCCTTCGGCGTTTCGCGTACCAGCGCTTCGAGGTCGCTCTGCTCCAAGGTTTCCTTCTCCAGCAATTTTTTCGCCGCGCGATCGAGGATTGCACGACGCGCCTTCAGGATGCCCTGCGCGCGGTCGAACACCCGATCGACGATCGCGCGAACCTCCTCGTCGACGGCTGCAGCGGTTTCATCGGCATAATCGCGCTCGCGCGTCGGGAATGGCCGATCGGTGCCGGCCAGGAAATTGCCGGGATCGCGCTCGTAGGCGACGCCGCCGAGTTTCTCGGACATGCCGTAGCGCGTCACCATGCTGCGGGCGATGTCGGTAACACGCCGAAGATCGTCGGCTGCACCGGTGGACAGGTGGCTGAACACGATCAATTCCGCCGCCCGGCCGCCGAGCAGCACCGCCATCTTGTTCTCCAGTTCCTCCTTGGTCATCAGGAAACGATCTTCGATCGGGCGTTGAATGGTGTAGCCAAGCGCGCCGACGCCGCGCGGGATGATCGACACCTTGTGCACGGGATCGACGCCGGGCAGCGACAGCGCGATCAAGGCGTGACCCATCTCGTGATAGGCGACGATCTCGCGCTCCTTGGGATTGAGCAGCCGGTTTCGCTTCTCCAGCCCCGCGACCATGCGCTCGACCGCGTTGTTGAAGTCGGTCATGGCAACTGCGCTGGCGCCGCGGCGTGTTGCAAGCAGGGCGGCTTCATTGACCAGGTTGGCGAGGTCGGCTCCCGTGAAGCCCGGCGTGAGCGCCGCAACTGCCTCGGGGTCGACGCTGGAATCAAGTTGCACCTTCTTCATATGCACCTTGAGAATTTCAACGCGGCCCTTCTTGTCGGGCCGGTCGACCAGCACCTGCCTATCGAAGCGGCCCGCGCGCAACAGCGCCGGATCGAGGATCTCCGGCCGGTTGGTCGCGGCCAGAATGACGAGGCCTGAACGGGAATCGAAGCCATCCAGCTCGACCAGGAGCTGATTGAGCGTCTGCTCCTTCTCGTCGTGGCCGCCCGCAAACGGCCCGATGCCACGGGCGCGGCCGAGCGCGTCGAGCTCGTCGATGAAGATGATGGCCGGCGCTTTCTGATGTGCCTGCTGAAACAGGTCGCGCACCCGCGCCGCGCCGACGCCGACGAACATCTCGACGAATTCCGAACCTGAAATCGAGAAGAACGGCACCTTGGCCTCGCCGGCCACTGCCTTGGCCAGCAGCGTCTTGCCAGTGCCGGGCGGGCCGACCAGCAGCACGCCCTTGGGCATGCGCCCTCCGAGCCGTCCGTAGTCGGTCGGATTTTTCAGGAAGTCGACGACCTCGCGCAGCTCGTCCTTGGCTTCGTCCACGCCGGCAACGTCGGAAAAATTCACGCCGGTATTGGACTCGACATAGATCTTGGCCTTGCTCTTGCCGATCGCCATCAGCCCGCCGCCAAGACCTCCGCCTTCTGCAGCGCGTTTGGCGATGTACCACCACAGGCCGAAGAACAGGAGCACCGGCATGACCCAGGACAGCAGGTCGCGCAGGAAAGTGCTCTCGATCTGGCCGGTGAATTTTACGTTATATTTCTCGAGCTCCTGTGCGGTCTCCTGATCGACGCGCGTGGTGACGAACTGCTTTTGTCCGCCGGACAGCGGCTCCTTCAAGGTGCCCTGCACGGTGCGGTCGGAGATGCCAACGGTCGCGACCTTTCCCTGCTTCAGCAATTGCTGATATTCGCTGTAGGGAATGATGGCGATCTGGCTTGCCGTGGAAACGAAATATTGAATAATGAAGACAGCAAAGATCGCGGCGATCGCATATCCGATATTGAAACGCGTCTTGTTGTTCATCTCGCAACTCCGGACGCCTTGTCGCAGGAAGCCGCATCGGGACCTTTGCCTGCTGGCCATGCCAGGCGCTCGATCAGGACCGGCGGCGCAATGACAGACTGCGGCTTTAGAACAATTAGAACGGCAGGATTTGGTTTCAAGCGCAGGCCGCGCTGCTTGCGCGACAAACCGTCATGCATAAATCACGTCAGCCGGTCGATTTTTGCCGTATAATTAAGTCTCTGAAAGTTCAGAAACTTTAGTCCGGCAAGGACGTTTGGTGGGTGATGATGATGCCCGGCCTGCTTACCTTCCGCATCGCGCTTTGCGCGATATCGATATCAAGTGAGTGATCGATGAATCGTCGCTTTGCGCTTTCTTTAGCCGCCATCGCAGCCGTACTGGTGGCGCTTACCCTCTCCAATATCCGCTACAGCCCGTGGACCAATACGGTCGCCCGCAGCGTCGACGAGCGGGGCCCACTGTCCGACGCCGAGCGCGCAAATATCGAGCTTTTCGAGCGGGTCTCGCCGTCTGTCGTGCAGGTCGCGGCGCGATCGGGTATCACCAATCCCTTCGCCGAAGACGAAGGCCCGGCAGCCTCGGGCCCGGCAGCCTCCGGCACTGGCTTTGTCTGGGACAGTAGCGGTCATGTGGTCACCAACAATCACGTCGTGCAAAATGGCCGCGAGGTAGCCGTTCGCTTCGCCTCAGGCGAGGTGGCCCAAGCTTCAATCGTCGGCGTCGCACCAAACTACGATCTGGCCGTGCTGCGGATCAGGAATCCGCGCCAGTTACCACCGCCGGTGGCGCTCGGCAGTTCTAACGACCTCAAGGTAGGCCAAATCGCATTTGCGATCGGCAACCCATTCGGACTGGATCAATCGCTGACGAGCGGAATCATCAGCGCGCTCAAGCGGCGGCTGCCGACCAGCAGCGGTCGCGAGATCGCCAACGTGATCCAGACCGACACCGCGATCAATCCCGGCAATTCCGGTGGTCCCCTTTTGGACTCGGCGGGACGGTTGATCGGCGTCAACACGGCCATCATCTCGCCCTCCGGCTCCAGCGCCGGCATCGGCTTCGCCATTCCAGCCGATATCGTCAATCGTGTCGTGCCCGAACTCATCAAGAATGGTCGAGTACCGACCCCGGGAATTGGTATCGTCGCCGCCGGTGAAGCCGTTGCGACGCGCATGGGCGTCGAAGGGGTGATCGTCGTGCGTACCGCGCCCGGAAGTCCGGCCGAACGGGCGGGCATCCGTGGCGTCGATTTCAGCTCGGGCGCGCTCGGCGACGTGATCGTTCAAGCCGATGGTAAGCCGGTTCACAGGCTCTCCGATCTGACCGACCAGATCGAGCAGGTCGGTGCAGGCAAAAGCGTGCGCATCACTTTGAAACGCGGTTCGGAAACGCGCGATGTCAACGTCGATATCGTGGATATCGGCCGCGGCTAATAGTCCCCTCTGAAGGCAGAATCATACCCGCTGCGGTGCTTGCGTCCGCAGCGCTGGCGCTCTTGTTGCAACAGGCTGAATGAGTTGTCTCGCGGCGAAAAACCGCTAAAACCCCGCTCAATCCGAACAAGCCAAGGACAAGGTGATGAACATTCTTCCCGGCAATATGCGTTTTGGTGCGGGCCAGCCGGTCAAGCGTTTGGAAGACCAGCGACTGCTCACCGGGAAGGGACAGTTCATCGACGACAAGCCCGAGGAGGGTGCGTTGTGGCTCTACGTGCTGCGGTCTTCCCATGCCCACGCCAAAATCGTCTCGATAGACACCGAAGCCGCCGTCGGGATGCCCGGTGTTGAAGCGATCTATACCGGGGCCGACCTGATCAAGGACGATATCGGCACCATCCCCACGCTTGCGATCTTCAAGCGGCCGGACGGCTCGCCGATGACGGTGCCGCCGCGACGTCTGCTCGCGCATGAAGTTGTCCGTTATGCCGGCGAGGCGGTGGCGGCTGTGGTCGCGACATCGCGCGTACTGGCGCAGACCGCGGCCGAAGCCATCTCGGTTGATTACGAGGTGCTGCCCTCGGTGGTTGACCCCGTCGAGGCGGTGAAGCCCGGCGCACCCATGGTATGGCCCGAAGCGCCCGACAACATCGTGGCGGCCATGAGCTACGGCGACGCGGCCAAGGTCGAGGAAGCCTTTGCCAATGCCGCGCATAAAGTCTCGCTCGATCTGGTCAGCCAGCGGCTGGTCCCCTCCGCCATGGAGCCTCGCTCGACGATCGCCGAGATCGAAAAGAAGACCGGCCGGTTGATCCTGCACGTGCAGTCGCAAACCCCTGGCTCGACCCGGGACCTGCTTGCGGAATCCATTCTCAAGCGGTCGAAGGAAAGCGTGCGCGTGCTGGTCGGCGACATCGGCGGCGGCTTCGGCCAGAAGACCAGCCTTTATCCCGAGGACGGCATCGTTGCTTACGCCGCGACCAAGCTGAACAAGAAGATCCGCTGGCGCGGCGATCGCACCGACGAGTTCGTCGGCGGCACCCATGGCCGCGATCTGACCTCGACCGGCGAATTCGCGCTCGACGCCAAGGGCCGCGTGCTCGCCTACCGCGTGCGTTCGATCGGCGGCACCGGAGCGTACTCGTCGGGGACCGCGAACATCATTCCGCTGGTGCTCGGGCCCTTCGTGCAGACCGGCGTCTACGATCTGCCGCTGGTGCATTTCGAGGTGAAATCGGTGATGACCAACACCGCACCCGTCGGCGCCTATCGCGGCGCGGGCCGGCCGGAAGCGGTATTCATCGTCGAGCGGCTGATGGATGCGGCGGCGCGTCAGATCGGCATCGATCCGCGTACCATCCGCAAGCTGAACTATATCAAGCCCGCGCAACTGCCTTATACCAATGCGGTCGGGCAAGTTTACGATTCCGGCGCCTTCGCGCAGATGCTGTCGCGCGCCTCGGAGCTCTCGGACTGGGATGGTTTTAACGCGCGTAAGAAGGCGGCCAAGAAGAAAGGCCTGCTCTATGGCCGCGGCCTCACCAGTTATATCGAATGGACCGGTGGGCGCGCGCACACCGAAAAGGTCAGCCTGCACGCGACCGCGGAAGGCCGCATCATCCTGCATTCCGGTACCATGGCGATGGGGCAGGGCCTGCAGACCACTTACACGCAAATGGTGTCCGATACGCTCGGAATTCCCGTGGACAAGATCGACGTCGTGCAGGGCGACACCGATCTCGCCACCGGCTTCGGCAGCGTCGGTTCGCGCTCGCTGTTTGTCGGCGGCACGGCAGTTGCGGTTTCGACCAACGACATGATCCAGAAGGCGCGCGAGAAGGCCTCGAATGTGCTGGAAACGTCCATCGAGGATATCGAATATCGCGACGGCTGGCTGACCGTGGTCGGCACCGACAAACGCATCAGCCTGTTCGAGATTGCGAAGAACGAAGACGGCGCGCGGCTTAGCGTCGATTCCGAGGGCGAAGTCGACGGGCCGAGCTGGCCGAACGGCACCCATATCTGCGAGGTCGAGATCGATCCCGACACCGGGGTGAGCAAGGTCGTGCGTTACACCACCGTCGATGACGTGGGCATCGCGGTCAATCCGATGCTGGTGACCGGCCAGGTGCATGGCGGCGTTGCCCAAGGCATCGGGCAGGCGCTGTACGAGGGCGTCGCCTACAGCGAGGAAGGTCAGCTATTGACCGCGAGTTACCAGGACTATTGCGTGCCGCGCGCCGACGACATTCCGCCGATCGCCGTGACGCTGGACGATTCCGCGCCGTGCCGCACCAATCCGCTCGGCGCCAAGGGCTGCGGCGAATCCGGCGCCATCGGCGGCCCACCCTGCGTCACCAACGGTGTGATGGATGCCTTGAGCGAACTCGGCATCAAGCAGCTCAATACCCCGCTGACGCCGGCGAAGGTCTGGCAGGCGATAAGGGATGCGAGGGCGGCGGTAGCTTAGACGCGTTCTCTCAACCTGTCATTCCGGGGCTCGCGTTAGCGAGAACCCGGAATCTCGAGGTTCCGGGTTCGATGCTACGCATCGCCCCGGAACGACGGTGCAAGTGGTCTACAGCCCCAGCACCATCTTCGCGACGATGTCCCGCTGAATCTCCGACGAGCCGCCGAAAATCGTATACGCCCGGCCGTTGAGATATTCCGGCACGACTGGAAGCAGCTCCTCGGGGATTCCTGGCGTCTCGTTGAGCCGATAGAGCGGCCGCACCGGCTCGACATAGAGGCCGTCATTGCCGATCACGTCGACGCCGAGCCGCGTCACCGCCTGGCGGATTTCGCTGACGCGCAATTTTAAGAGCGACGACACCGCGCCGGGATTTTGTCCGGTCTGCAATGCCGACAGCACACGCAGCTCGGTCATCTCCAGCGCGTCGATATCGACCTCGATCTCGGACATCCGCACCGCGATGTCGGGATCGTCGATGGCGCGGCCGGTCGCGTCAGATTCGGCAAGATTGGAAATCGTCTTCAGCGCATCGCGCAGTTTCGCCGAGGCGATGCCGGAGCCGCGCTCGAACTCGAGCAGATACTTGCCGTAGGTCCAGCCCTTGCCTTCCTCGCCGACTCGATTGGCCACAGGCACGCGCACGTCGTCGAAGAACACCTGGTTGACCTCGTGGTCGCCGCCGATGGTCAGGATCGGCCGCGTCGTGATCCCCGGGGTGTTCATGTCGATCAGGACGAAGGAGATGCCGTCCTGCTGCCGCTCGGTCTCGTTGGTGCGCACCAGCGCGAACATGCGGTTGGCATGGTGGGCATGCGTGGTCCAGATCTTGGTGCCGTTGATGATGTAGTCGTCGCCGTCCCGCACGGCGCGGGTTTTCAGCGAAGCGAGGTCGGAGCCGGAGCCCGGCTCGGAATAGCCCT belongs to Bradyrhizobium icense and includes:
- a CDS encoding dihydrodipicolinate synthase family protein, with the protein product MADFHGVFPYLVSPIGASGEIRTEVLGRLCDDLIMAGVHGLTPLGSTGEFAYLNQAQRASVVQATIEAADGRVPVIAGVASTSTADAVAQAKVYQKLGADGILAIMEAYFPVADAQVESYFRAIADAVDIPVVIYTNPQFQRSDLTLDVIARLATHPRIGYIKDASTNTGRLLSIMNRCGDSIKVFSASAHIPAAVMLIGGVGWMAGPACIIPRQSVELYNLCKAARWDEAMALQRKLWRINEAFARFSLAACIKAGLDIQGYAVGDPIPPQVALTAEQRKAVEAALRDLG
- the ftsH gene encoding ATP-dependent zinc metalloprotease FtsH — its product is MNNKTRFNIGYAIAAIFAVFIIQYFVSTASQIAIIPYSEYQQLLKQGKVATVGISDRTVQGTLKEPLSGGQKQFVTTRVDQETAQELEKYNVKFTGQIESTFLRDLLSWVMPVLLFFGLWWYIAKRAAEGGGLGGGLMAIGKSKAKIYVESNTGVNFSDVAGVDEAKDELREVVDFLKNPTDYGRLGGRMPKGVLLVGPPGTGKTLLAKAVAGEAKVPFFSISGSEFVEMFVGVGAARVRDLFQQAHQKAPAIIFIDELDALGRARGIGPFAGGHDEKEQTLNQLLVELDGFDSRSGLVILAATNRPEILDPALLRAGRFDRQVLVDRPDKKGRVEILKVHMKKVQLDSSVDPEAVAALTPGFTGADLANLVNEAALLATRRGASAVAMTDFNNAVERMVAGLEKRNRLLNPKEREIVAYHEMGHALIALSLPGVDPVHKVSIIPRGVGALGYTIQRPIEDRFLMTKEELENKMAVLLGGRAAELIVFSHLSTGAADDLRRVTDIARSMVTRYGMSEKLGGVAYERDPGNFLAGTDRPFPTRERDYADETAAAVDEEVRAIVDRVFDRAQGILKARRAILDRAAKKLLEKETLEQSDLEALVRETPKEALRAI
- a CDS encoding S1C family serine protease, with amino-acid sequence MNRRFALSLAAIAAVLVALTLSNIRYSPWTNTVARSVDERGPLSDAERANIELFERVSPSVVQVAARSGITNPFAEDEGPAASGPAASGTGFVWDSSGHVVTNNHVVQNGREVAVRFASGEVAQASIVGVAPNYDLAVLRIRNPRQLPPPVALGSSNDLKVGQIAFAIGNPFGLDQSLTSGIISALKRRLPTSSGREIANVIQTDTAINPGNSGGPLLDSAGRLIGVNTAIISPSGSSAGIGFAIPADIVNRVVPELIKNGRVPTPGIGIVAAGEAVATRMGVEGVIVVRTAPGSPAERAGIRGVDFSSGALGDVIVQADGKPVHRLSDLTDQIEQVGAGKSVRITLKRGSETRDVNVDIVDIGRG
- a CDS encoding xanthine dehydrogenase family protein molybdopterin-binding subunit, producing the protein MNILPGNMRFGAGQPVKRLEDQRLLTGKGQFIDDKPEEGALWLYVLRSSHAHAKIVSIDTEAAVGMPGVEAIYTGADLIKDDIGTIPTLAIFKRPDGSPMTVPPRRLLAHEVVRYAGEAVAAVVATSRVLAQTAAEAISVDYEVLPSVVDPVEAVKPGAPMVWPEAPDNIVAAMSYGDAAKVEEAFANAAHKVSLDLVSQRLVPSAMEPRSTIAEIEKKTGRLILHVQSQTPGSTRDLLAESILKRSKESVRVLVGDIGGGFGQKTSLYPEDGIVAYAATKLNKKIRWRGDRTDEFVGGTHGRDLTSTGEFALDAKGRVLAYRVRSIGGTGAYSSGTANIIPLVLGPFVQTGVYDLPLVHFEVKSVMTNTAPVGAYRGAGRPEAVFIVERLMDAAARQIGIDPRTIRKLNYIKPAQLPYTNAVGQVYDSGAFAQMLSRASELSDWDGFNARKKAAKKKGLLYGRGLTSYIEWTGGRAHTEKVSLHATAEGRIILHSGTMAMGQGLQTTYTQMVSDTLGIPVDKIDVVQGDTDLATGFGSVGSRSLFVGGTAVAVSTNDMIQKAREKASNVLETSIEDIEYRDGWLTVVGTDKRISLFEIAKNEDGARLSVDSEGEVDGPSWPNGTHICEVEIDPDTGVSKVVRYTTVDDVGIAVNPMLVTGQVHGGVAQGIGQALYEGVAYSEEGQLLTASYQDYCVPRADDIPPIAVTLDDSAPCRTNPLGAKGCGESGAIGGPPCVTNGVMDALSELGIKQLNTPLTPAKVWQAIRDARAAVA
- a CDS encoding acyl-CoA dehydrogenase family protein, which produces MDLTFSAEERAFEKEVRDFIAASLTPEMKRATALTPSVFSDPDIGMVWQRALHKKGWGAPGWPVDHGGPDWTPAQRWIFETECARAGVPNVNVMGVKMVGPVIIGFGSPEQKNYYLPRILSGEDYWCQGYSEPGSGSDLASLKTRAVRDGDDYIINGTKIWTTHAHHANRMFALVRTNETERQQDGISFVLIDMNTPGITTRPILTIGGDHEVNQVFFDDVRVPVANRVGEEGKGWTYGKYLLEFERGSGIASAKLRDALKTISNLAESDATGRAIDDPDIAVRMSEIEVDIDALEMTELRVLSALQTGQNPGAVSSLLKLRVSEIRQAVTRLGVDVIGNDGLYVEPVRPLYRLNETPGIPEELLPVVPEYLNGRAYTIFGGSSEIQRDIVAKMVLGL